Within the bacterium genome, the region CCAGTATCCCCACACCCTTGGCCAGGCTGGCCATGATCGGAGTCAATACGAGCACCACCAGGGCAGCTACAAGAAAGGCGCAGGCAATACTTATCATTGGCAGCTCCCCTCCATCGCGAAATGTGCTCTCGCGGTAGGTGTATCGGCTTTCACTCTTGTGGAAAAACTGGCGGTATCAACTGGATTCATCATAGGCCAATCCAAGGAAGTCACTTCAGAGAAAAAAGAGACCCCATCCTTCTGCCAAAGAAAAGCCTGATTCGAGCTATCACGGCCTGATCCCCCGGGCAATAGCCATGCCCTTGGAGCCAGGGCCCAAAACCCATGACATGCCCTTTTGTTTTTGTTCTCAAACCAGGGTGGGTATTAGACTTGGATTTTAGGTGTGTTGGCTCATGAAGCGATTTATTTCCGGATCTTCTAAAACCGGTTCAGGTTATCCACCAGCAGCCAATGATGCAGGCTCAAGGAGCCTGCAAAAGCAGCACAGGGCGGGTTAAAGCAGCACAGAGCACGGAGCACAGAGCTTACAGAAACAGCACAGAGCACAGGGCACAGAGCTACGAGAAGAAAAACCTTAAAACCGGAAAAAACGGCACAGAGGAGGGAACTACAAAAGACCAAGAAAACCTTTGGTAAGCTCCCATGGCTGGCCGGCTAAAGCAGGCGGAAGCTGCGAAGCACCTCGGCCAGTTTCTGGTCCTCTGTCGCAAGCCTTCGCAGGGCGTGGACCAGATCTTGCACCCTACCCTCTTTTTCTATGGCCTCCACCGCCTCTTCCTTGGCCTTGCGGATTATGGTTCTACGATCCCAATATGCAAAACCTATTACCACTGCGGTCAGGGTTGTGAATATGCCCACCAGCATCCAAAGAAAAGCAGTCAATTGCTCGAAACGGCTTCGCACCTCCTCAAAGCGCTTGTCCACCTGTTCGAAGCGCTTGTCAATCTGCTCGAAGCGTTTGTTCATATCTTCACGAAGCTCCTCGAAGCGCTTGTCCACCTGCTGCATGAAGACCTGAAGGGTGGCCTCGAGCCTTATGAGCCTGTCCCTGTCATCCTGAGTAAAACCCCTCTCTTGAGCCCATGCACCCATCACGCCTAGGCACACTAGGCCCAAAATCAGTAACATGGCACCAAAGCATCTCATGGTGTGTGGGACCTCCCTGCTAAACTATACAGCAAGGGACCATGGGCGTCCATCAAAACAAGCACAGGCCCTGTACAAAGAAACACCCAAAACAAAATGCCCATGGGAAATGCTCCCAGGAATTAATTAGTTCTTACCCAAATCCGCTTTGAGCTAAAATGGGTAAAAACTGCCCGCCTTGGAGCCGAATTTACCCAAAAGTGCTTTGAGCGGATTTGGGTAAAAACTTCATAATCCATTGAAAATACATCCCTAATCTAGAGAGGAGAGGCTGTGCACTACGCAACACTGGGCTATTGTAATTCCAGCCACCAGGCCCCAAACGGTTTTTACCCAAAATTGCTTTGAGCTAAAATGGGTAAGAATTGGCCACCTTGGAGCCGAATTTACCCAAAAGTGCTTTGAGCGAATTTGGGTAAAAAGTTTCCTACTGGCCAGACAGAATGACACTTCTGGGGAAATGCACCAGGCAATTCGCATGCTTCTCGATCTGTGCTGAATTTATCCGAATGACTCAGCCAATTCTCTTCAATGCCAGAATCAAGGACTGATCGTAAATTGCCTGGTTTCAGAGACTGTCTCCCTCTTGATCGCATCCCAAGCCCTGAGCCTGAAATACCCCGTCCCTGCCCCGATCAACTTTTTCACTTCTGTCCACTGCACTTTGGTTAGAGTTTTCATGGAATTACGTACAAGATTCGGATCTCTCACCTTATAGGTAAAGCCCTTTATCATTTTGGGATCACTAAAATCATCCAAAGGACTAAACTCCATCCTGAATCCAACATTGCAGTAGGTATCAAACACAAAGGTGGGCGGTGTACCCGCTGGGAGTGAGGCCCCATCGGGAGGAGATATGATCTCGGCCCCACAGGACTCTTCTATTCTGAAGGACCTGACTTCACTCTCCTCAACGCTCTTATCTGCCCTGGTCCCGACAACCTTCCAGAAGATGTCCTGTATGCTTCCATCGTTGTAGCTTGAAACCATGATCTTCTTCCATGTGCCTATGGACGGATTATACACATTCTTTTTTCCTTGGATGTTTGCCTTGGCAATGAGAACTCCCTTGGTTGAAAAATCCGTATTAGAGGTAGAAAAGTAAATGTTTAGTTTCTTGAAAGATTCAAGATTTACCCACTGGAACGGGGGCTGGTATTTGTTGATCAAGGTGCAAGCATCAAAGATGGCCTCGCCTCCAGGGCTACTTAGAACCACTGATTTCTGGTATTCATCCGCTCCCATGTCCACAATAGCTATACCATCATGGTCACCGTCTAGGATTCGATCGTCACCTTCGAAGTCTGTAGCAGGACGACTGGGTGCAGTGTTTAGGCCATCATCAATACAAGGCGAGCCTGGGCGCAGATGATAATCTCCATCCATCCAGACGTCGTCCGAAGGATCGTTTGGTGTTCCATTGTCCTGCCAATGACCGCTTTCGGCAAAAAGTGGATCATCGTTGATGTTAAACTCTACTCCATCCCAGGCATCACCAGCCACGTAGGAATAGTCATTGAAATAGGCATAGGCAAGGCCGGTTCCCTTGCTGACGTAGATGTCTTCCCCTTGTGATTCAGCTTTATTCCCCCATATGATATTGTTATAGCACCTGATAATACCCCCAGGATAGAGTCTTAGGCTTGTTCCTCCTCCTTCGTCAGCTTTGTTTCCGGTCAGGGTATTATTTGTACAGGTGATTGTGCCTCCCGCTATTCCCAAATATGAATTAGACTCAGCATATAAGCCGCCGCCATATTTACCGCTGTTTCCGGCAAAAATGTTGTTTGCTACTAGAACATCACTTGCAACACTTGAATATGAGTAAGAATCCGCCAGCGCACCACCACCGCAATTCAAGGCAAGATTCCCTATGAATCTGTTTCCTCGGATGATTACTGTACCTGCAGACCCTGACACTGAATGAGAATAGGCATGTGCGCCTCCACCATTGTAGGCACGGTTATCTTTGAAGGTGTTTCCTTCAATTATAACAGCGCCCGCTGTTCCCAATTCCGAAGAAGAATCGGCAAAGATCCCTCCACCTGACAAGTTGGCCACGTTTTCCTGAAAGATATTTCCTTGAATAATGACTGTCCCCGCTGTACCTGAATATGAATAAGATTTGGCGTATACACCACCTCCGAAATTACCAGCGCTGTTTCCAGTGATAATATTGTTAGTCAATGTTACATTACCTGAGGAAAATACTATTGCTCCTCCTCCCCATTGTTCAGAACTGTTTCCTTTAATGATATTGTTTGTGAGAGTTATGTCGCTCACCGAGCCTGTAGAATATGCATCAATACCACTACCACTGCGACTGCTGCCGTTTCGAATCATAAAACCATCGACCAGTATATTCCCACCACTGTTATTATGGAGCTCAAGTGCCTTTCCAGTATGGTTTGCATCCAATATTGTGTACTCAGGGTTCCTTACTCTTCTGATGCACCCTGAAGTATAGCCACCTTCCAAAGCAATGCTTTTCCCCTCCTGGGAAGCATAAGTGAAGTTCCCCGTATAAGTCCCCCGGACTACCTTGACGATGTCGTCCTGCCCATTGGACTGGGCTGTAGTTAAAGCGGTTTGTAATTCTGAGGCTGTACTCACACAGAACTCCACCCCCCAAGCATCTCCAGCCACAAACAATTGAGAAAAAACAACACAAACAAGAACCGCCAATATTAGTTTTTTCATGATTCCCCCTTCAGCTATAGGGCACGGGGCCTCAGGGTCATATCTTGCCCGGGCCGGCCCAGAGCTGATATGGGCAAGAAAGGACGAAGCTCAACACCACAGATCTGCTTCCCAGCCAGTTTATACAATAGAGCCTATCTCTCCAACTAGGGATCTTTAAAGCCGGCACATCTGTAAAAAACAGCCTTGCAGCATGCACAAGGGGCCGGTTCCACAGAATGACTCCTGGAATCTCCAGCTCTAGGACCAGGCATTTCTTACCCAAATCCGCTTTGAGCTAAAATGGGTAAGAATTGGCCGCCTTGGAGCCGAATTTACCCAAAAGTGCTTTGAGCGGATTTGGGTAAAAACTTCATAATCAATTGAAAATACGTGCCTAATCTACAGAGGAGAGGCTGTACACTACGCAACACTGGGCTATTGTAATTCCGGCCGCAAGGCCCAAACGGTTTTTACCCAAAATTGCTTTGAGCTAAAATGGGTAAAAACGCCTCTTCTTCTTTTCTCCATGCAGGCCATTATTTCAGTGCCTCACGAGGTTATACACGGTCTTGCGGGAGATCCCGAGTCTTTCTGCTATCTCCTCTCTTTTGTAGCCTCGCGCAATGAGTTGCTCGATCACATGACGCCACGCGGCCCTTGTCTCTGGCTTTCGACTGAGTCCCTCGCGCTTCATGGAAACTATCCTATCCTCCCAAAGCTCGCACTGGTCGAGTGCTGTGGATGGGCTGTCTCGATCCCCAGATCTTTCCCGAAGCCAGGACCAGAGGGCCGGAACCTTACTTGCCATACGGGTTAGGAAGTTTTCCACTGCTTTTTTGTCCTCGCCAGAAGCCCTCATCTCTATGCCCATTCCTTGTGTTAAAAGCGCTTGATAACGCTCCCTGGCTTGCTGGAGGTTGGGGGAAAGCAGCCCCAGTACAAAATCAGGCACTACGAAGCTTTCTTGGCGGGGTCTCCGCTCGTACAGACGACAGGAAGACCAACGGTAAAGACCCGGACTCTGGGCCAGACCTGCCTTAACAGGATTTAGGTGGATATAAAGGGAGGCTGCAACCACATAGGCCTCGTCTAGGCAAACTGCCTGACGGTATGGCCCTGCGAAAAGGTGCCCTTTTCTTTCATATTTCTGATTGAACCTCATGGCATATCGGGCGAAAAGGTCTCTCATGGCATCATACAAGTTGGCGGTCTTGAAGCTACACAGGAGATGAACGTGATTAGGCATCAGGCAAAATGCATAGAAATCCACCGAGTGGCTTCTTGCCAGCTCCTTTAGCATCCAAACCATTGTCAAGTAGTCTGAGTTCTCCAGAAAGAGCGGCTCCTTTCCTGCGGCGTGCTGAGTGATGTGGAACACCATTCCGGCAGCATTCAGCTTCCGGCTGGCGCGGAAGTAGCGTTTCACCTTCCCTTGTTGAATGAGTTCTAAAGGGTCCACTTCGTCTTGAGCCCCCTTTTGAATTTACAGGCCAAGATCAGCAATTTACCCAAAAGTGCTTTGAGCTGAAATGGGTAAAAACCTTCCAAGTATTAAAACAGTATTAAAACATTTTGCCGAATTCGTAACTCACAATCTACAAAATATTAACTCTCCATTACGTAGGTTGAGGAGGTCGAAGACTTTTTGCCCAAAAGTGCCTGAGCTGGCATTAGCAAGGTCTTGTTGTAATAAGAACTGTGGGAGGTTCAGCTAGTTAAGGACCCAAGGGAAGTTAAGGAAACATCTCTAGGAAGACTTCCTCAAAGCAGCCGGAAGCTGCGAAGCACCTCGGCCAGTTTCTGATCCTCCGTGGAAAGCCTTCGAAGAGCATGAATCAGATCTTGGACTCTACCTTCTTTTTCTATAGCCTCCACCGCCTCTTCCTTGGCCTTGCGGATTATGGTTCGGCGATCCCAATAGGCAAAACCTATCACCACTGCAGTCAGGGTTGTAAATATCCCCACCAGCATCCAAAGAAAAGCGGTTAATTGCTCGAAACGGCTTCGTACCTCCTCAAAGCGTTTATCCACCTGCTCGAAGCGTTTATCCACCTGCTCGAAGCGTTTGTTCATATCTTCACGTAGCTCCTCAAAGCGCTTGTCCACTTGCTCAAAGCGCTTGTCCACCTGCTGCATGAAGACCTGGAGAGTCGCCTCGAGCCTTATGAGCCTATCTCTATCCTCCTGAGTGAAACCTCTCTCCTGAGCCCATGCACCCATCACACCTAGTAGTATTAGGCCTAAAATCAATAACATGGCACCAAAGCGTCTCATGGTGTGGGACCTCCCTGCTAAACTATACAGCAAGGGACCGCGGGCGTCCATTATAACAAGCCTTAGCCTTGGGCAAAGAACACCCAAAACAAAACGCCCCTGGGAAAGACTCCTAGGAAATTAAGCAGTTCTTACCCAAATCCTCTTTGAGCGAAAATGGGTAAAAACCTCATAATTCATTGAAAATATGCCCAACTTTCAGGACGCGGGCTACATGATATGGGGCTATTGTAATGCCCGCTGCAAGGCCCAAGCGGTTTTTACCCAAAACTGCTTTGAGCTGAAATGGGTAAAAATCAGCCCCTTAAAGCCTAATTTACCCAAATATACTTCGAGCGGGTTTGAGTAAAGACCAGGAGGCTTCAATAAATTGAGTGCCTGAGCAGATGATATAAACACGATATTTGCCGTCTATTTTGTTCTAAGTGAGCTTTTGTCAACGGGTGTGTAACTTCGCTTCCGGCGGCGCTCCTTGCCAGACCCACTTCCATAGCCCTTTCCTCGTCTGTGTATTTCACGCACCCATAGACCTCGGCCAGAAGGTGTGAAGCATTAAGTTCTCCGCTACCATCAAGAACTTCCATATGAGTGCTGTGGCATTGGCCACGTTCTTATAGCGCCTTGACGTGCCGGTCCTCAGTCTCACGGCTGAAAACGGAGACTCCACGATATGGCTCGTCCTTATATGCCTCCAGTGCTCTTCGGGGAAGTCATAGAAAGCGACCATACGCTTCCAGTCGTTAAAGAGCTTCTTTAGGGCCTCAGAATACCATTGCTCATAATGGCGGGCAATATCACTCCTTTTACCTCTCGCACTCTTCTTTGTTATTCGCATATGGAATCTTCTTCAGGCGCTCGCCCGCCTCGTGTCTGGCCTTCTTGGGAAGGGCGTCGAGTACGTTCACTATCTTGTGCTTCCAGCACCACTGCTCCCCGGCCTCTGGGTATATCTCGGCGAGTGCACCCCATATGCCGAGATGCCCCTCGACCACGACAAGCCGGTATATCTTTAGTCCCCTCGTTTTAAGGGAGCGAAGGACGCCAACCCATGATTACTTCGATTCCCTGTAGCCCGGCTCCACAGCAAGCACCTTCTTTGTGCCGTCGCTCATCGAGACCATCGTAGTTAGAAGGGCAGCCTTGTCCTTGCCTATGCTCGCCTTCACATAAATGCCATCGCCCCAGATATATAGAGGCTCAAGCCAGCTCAAGTCCTCTTCTTTCCAAGTCTCATACTCGGCCTCCCACTTCGCCCTGAGCCTCTGGATGGAGGCGGGCGAGAGGGCCACGCCGTCTCCCAAAAAGCCCCCTCAGGGCAAGTTCAAAGTCGCCTTTGGCCAGCCCGTGAAGATAAAGCTCTGGCAGGAACTCCCCCGGGTGAAAAAGCGGTAAGAGGCGGCTTCCAAACCTCTCTTTAAGGCCCCTCACTCTCGGAGGCCTCACCTCCATTGTCCCAGACATAAGCGACATCCTGCTGGGCTTGCCGTAGCCATTGCACCAGCCTGCCGGTGCATCCACGGCCTTGCGCCGCTTGTTCTTGGCCCGGCCAAGCAGGACCTCGACTTCTTCCTCCAAAAGCTCCTGAAAAAAGCCCTGTACCTCCATCCTCACCCAATCCTAAAGATGCTCATACTCTGGGATTGACACCTTCTCATGACCTTTCCTTCTCTTTCCCATGACGATGCCTCCTTTTTTGAGTTATCGTCAAAATCTGGAAGAATACTACCGCCTAAACCCTTTTTACACACCTTTTGATATTCGCTCACCTTCACATTCGCTGTCTTTAATACCTCTCAGAAATTCTGCGAAAATTTATTTTTTAGGTTTGACCCCTATTGTCTTTCCACACATGATTCAGGTCTATTACCTGCATTAAAGTCTTAAAAGCGAACCCTGGAACCAAAGACATGCGATAAATAGTTTTTTTGGCTACTGAGCTAACCGGTAGAGCCATTCCAGCGCTGTCTTCTGCATCCATTTCGGAGCTAAAATAGAACTGTCCCCTTTTATTTTGAACCGTCCCC harbors:
- a CDS encoding right-handed parallel beta-helix repeat-containing protein, with the translated sequence MKKLILAVLVCVVFSQLFVAGDAWGVEFCVSTASELQTALTTAQSNGQDDIVKVVRGTYTGNFTYASQEGKSIALEGGYTSGCIRRVRNPEYTILDANHTGKALELHNNSGGNILVDGFMIRNGSSRSGSGIDAYSTGSVSDITLTNNIIKGNSSEQWGGGAIVFSSGNVTLTNNIITGNSAGNFGGGVYAKSYSYSGTAGTVIIQGNIFQENVANLSGGGIFADSSSELGTAGAVIIEGNTFKDNRAYNGGGAHAYSHSVSGSAGTVIIRGNRFIGNLALNCGGGALADSYSYSSVASDVLVANNIFAGNSGKYGGGLYAESNSYLGIAGGTITCTNNTLTGNKADEGGGTSLRLYPGGIIRCYNNIIWGNKAESQGEDIYVSKGTGLAYAYFNDYSYVAGDAWDGVEFNINDDPLFAESGHWQDNGTPNDPSDDVWMDGDYHLRPGSPCIDDGLNTAPSRPATDFEGDDRILDGDHDGIAIVDMGADEYQKSVVLSSPGGEAIFDACTLINKYQPPFQWVNLESFKKLNIYFSTSNTDFSTKGVLIAKANIQGKKNVYNPSIGTWKKIMVSSYNDGSIQDIFWKVVGTRADKSVEESEVRSFRIEESCGAEIISPPDGASLPAGTPPTFVFDTYCNVGFRMEFSPLDDFSDPKMIKGFTYKVRDPNLVRNSMKTLTKVQWTEVKKLIGAGTGYFRLRAWDAIKRETVSETRQFTISP
- a CDS encoding transposase, yielding MDPLELIQQGKVKRYFRASRKLNAAGMVFHITQHAAGKEPLFLENSDYLTMVWMLKELARSHSVDFYAFCLMPNHVHLLCSFKTANLYDAMRDLFARYAMRFNQKYERKGHLFAGPYRQAVCLDEAYVVAASLYIHLNPVKAGLAQSPGLYRWSSCRLYERRPRQESFVVPDFVLGLLSPNLQQARERYQALLTQGMGIEMRASGEDKKAVENFLTRMASKVPALWSWLRERSGDRDSPSTALDQCELWEDRIVSMKREGLSRKPETRAAWRHVIEQLIARGYKREEIAERLGISRKTVYNLVRH
- a CDS encoding transposase; protein product: MRITKKSARGKRSDIARHYEQWYSEALKKLFNDWKRMVAFYDFPEEHWRHIRTSHIVESPFSAVRLRTGTSRRYKNVANATALIWKFLMVAENLMLHTFWPRSMGA
- a CDS encoding transposase, with product MVEGHLGIWGALAEIYPEAGEQWCWKHKIVNVLDALPKKARHEAGERLKKIPYANNKEECER